The following are encoded together in the Armatimonadota bacterium genome:
- a CDS encoding Gfo/Idh/MocA family oxidoreductase produces the protein MDRLRVGILGLGRGMTHLINFLNLETAEVIGAADRFPRLHERASERIAAAGAQTRLVWEFDDLLAMQPDAVVVATNGRLQVDHAIQAMEAGCHVLSEVPGAFTEHELIRLKDAVERTGRTYMLAENTCFWDFFRYWRRWIIEDRFGPVSIAEGEYLHYLPNTLWTPEGVRMTPSQARAEGRTDCKPTWRADQPPIQYLTHDIGPLLEVLDDRVVSVTCRSAPWRNPECPLRSDGQIALFETAKGTLIKIMVTLNTRRPSEHRYRIFGTMGGCEYFLYEDMCRRMDRDREESDGWEVLKIGLAARDDDTSTGHGGADSKVARAFVDAVLNGRPSPIDVYRCIEYCLPGIVANRSAEMGGIPLPIQDYRPTPYTTTGFWDVVGLPEEDPPGQKYASADWI, from the coding sequence ATGGACAGGCTGAGAGTGGGAATCCTGGGCCTGGGGCGGGGAATGACCCATCTGATCAACTTTCTGAATCTGGAGACCGCCGAAGTCATCGGCGCCGCGGACCGCTTTCCGCGCTTGCATGAGCGGGCGAGTGAACGCATTGCTGCGGCGGGCGCGCAGACCCGCCTGGTCTGGGAGTTCGATGACCTGCTGGCCATGCAGCCCGACGCTGTCGTTGTGGCTACCAATGGCCGTCTGCAGGTTGACCATGCTATTCAGGCGATGGAGGCCGGTTGCCATGTGCTTTCCGAAGTCCCCGGAGCATTCACGGAGCACGAACTGATACGCCTCAAGGATGCTGTAGAGCGCACCGGGCGCACCTATATGCTTGCCGAGAACACCTGCTTCTGGGACTTCTTCCGCTACTGGCGCCGGTGGATCATCGAAGACCGGTTCGGACCAGTATCCATCGCCGAAGGGGAGTATCTGCACTACCTGCCGAATACCCTTTGGACGCCTGAAGGCGTGCGAATGACCCCCTCGCAGGCCAGGGCCGAAGGCCGCACCGACTGCAAGCCTACCTGGCGCGCGGACCAGCCGCCTATTCAGTACCTGACCCACGACATCGGTCCGCTGCTGGAAGTCCTGGACGACCGCGTGGTCTCGGTCACTTGCCGAAGCGCGCCGTGGCGAAACCCCGAGTGCCCTCTGCGCTCGGATGGGCAGATCGCACTCTTCGAAACCGCGAAGGGCACGTTGATCAAGATCATGGTGACGCTCAACACACGCCGCCCGAGCGAACATCGCTACCGCATCTTTGGCACAATGGGTGGGTGCGAGTATTTCCTGTATGAGGACATGTGCCGGCGCATGGACCGCGACAGAGAGGAGAGCGACGGGTGGGAAGTCCTCAAGATCGGCCTCGCAGCCCGGGATGATGACACATCCACGGGACACGGCGGCGCCGACTCCAAAGTAGCCCGGGCCTTCGTGGATGCCGTGCTCAATGGCCGCCCGTCACCTATCGATGTCTACCGCTGCATCGAGTATTGTCTGCCGGGCATCGTCGCCAATCGTTCCGCGGAGATGGGCGGGATTCCGCTGCCGATACAGGATTACCGCCCGACCCCCTATACAACCACCGGTTTCTGGGACGTAGTCGGTCTGCCCGAGGAGGACCCGCCCGGCCAGAAGTACGCGAGTGCGGACTGGATATAG
- a CDS encoding Gfo/Idh/MocA family oxidoreductase has translation MRKMKIGVVGCGNISGVYLQAPQKFPILDIVACADIDMNAARVQAEKYGIPRACTVDELLADPAIEIVVNLTPPHFHSTIDLAALQAGKHAYAEKPLAVSRADGKRIMELAAAKGLRVGSAPDTFLGGGIQTCRKLIDDGWIGQPIGAAAFMLGHGPEAWHPNPFFFYQPGAGPLFDMGPYYLTALVNLLGPVKSVAASATISFSERIATCKEHFGKAIQVTTPTHVNGILEFETGAVGTITTSFDVWACELPRIEVYGSEGTLSVPDPNTFGGPVRLKRAGAEGWTEMPLSHGYADQSRGIGAADMAYALQSGRDHRASGALAFHVLDIMESLYEAARARAYVDLGSRVDRPAPLPMGLLPGMLDE, from the coding sequence ATGCGCAAGATGAAGATCGGCGTCGTCGGCTGCGGCAATATCAGCGGCGTCTACCTGCAGGCGCCGCAGAAGTTCCCCATTCTCGATATCGTTGCCTGCGCCGATATTGATATGAATGCCGCGCGGGTCCAGGCTGAGAAATACGGGATCCCGAGAGCTTGCACGGTGGACGAACTCCTGGCCGACCCGGCAATCGAGATTGTCGTGAACCTGACGCCGCCGCATTTCCATTCCACCATCGACCTGGCCGCTCTGCAGGCCGGGAAACACGCCTACGCTGAAAAGCCGCTGGCCGTTTCGCGTGCGGACGGGAAGCGAATCATGGAGCTGGCGGCCGCGAAGGGACTACGGGTAGGCTCCGCGCCGGACACATTCCTCGGCGGCGGCATCCAGACCTGCCGCAAGCTGATCGATGACGGCTGGATCGGCCAGCCCATCGGCGCGGCAGCATTCATGCTGGGGCACGGACCGGAAGCCTGGCACCCCAACCCGTTCTTCTTCTACCAGCCGGGAGCGGGCCCGCTGTTTGACATGGGCCCGTACTACCTCACTGCCCTGGTGAATCTTCTGGGACCGGTCAAGAGCGTGGCCGCATCCGCCACCATCAGCTTTTCTGAACGCATCGCCACCTGCAAGGAGCATTTCGGCAAGGCCATCCAGGTGACCACGCCGACCCACGTGAACGGGATACTGGAGTTCGAGACGGGCGCAGTGGGGACCATCACCACCAGCTTCGACGTCTGGGCCTGCGAACTGCCGCGCATCGAGGTGTACGGATCGGAGGGCACCTTGAGCGTTCCTGACCCAAACACTTTCGGCGGTCCGGTGCGGCTGAAGAGAGCGGGCGCGGAGGGCTGGACGGAAATGCCCTTGAGCCATGGCTACGCGGACCAGAGCCGGGGCATTGGCGCTGCGGATATGGCCTATGCTCTCCAGTCCGGCCGCGATCATCGTGCCAGCGGGGCACTGGCTTTCCACGTGCTAGACATTATGGAGTCTCTCTACGAGGCTGCCAGGGCGCGGGCGTACGTGGACCTGGGCAGCCGTGTTGATCGCCCGGCGCCGCTGCCCATGGGGCTGCTCCCGGGGATGCTTGACGAGTAG
- a CDS encoding ADP-ribosylglycohydrolase family protein, whose protein sequence is MPAYTISRETYRRKVLGCWLGKNVGGTLGQPHEGKPGPLSLTFYDPVPEGAIANDDLDLQLVWLAKLRQVGPKITERDLGQAWRDHLTYPWDEYGLCKANLFLGIEPPVSGQHNNWFTDSMGAPIRSEIWACVAPGNPDLAAALAYQDGCVDHGGQGLFGEIFFAALESAAFVIDDREALLDLGLEFLPPDCRVYQGVVACRESHARGDDWLQCRQAIMAAVGHENFTDAPQNIAFTILGWLYGQDAGDAMCKAVNCGQDTDCTGATLGAILGLIHGPEYFDDKWTAPVGNEIKIMYGTIGCEIPATLDELTDWTCEAAEEMLEAYDCPVRIGDVDALSGLACEHLTGQGRVKAKLKNLDWKLVVEDQGLRLVTDYGGDCTIAPGVSITLTLTATGKLPEDAAFSLNAPDGWAIEPGASHREHGLMRRCFTLKQPAGAVPQAVYFVDVALTGKDCNLKDRVAIAGKRSWRIVGPVVVEGDLADALDMALPEDGWRTVRTDGHALVLDPGLDHDRIYFVQTVLHNNLREPGRIVCATPQLQRVLLEGEEIIRKREPTRFVPAPHRSGPGTVFEMPELPARIPLTVTLAVNAGARAELHCFLTERNDPQHINRNCPVVGVVGTDG, encoded by the coding sequence ATGCCTGCATACACGATCAGCCGCGAAACATACCGCCGCAAGGTCCTGGGCTGCTGGCTGGGCAAGAACGTAGGCGGCACTCTCGGCCAGCCCCATGAGGGCAAACCGGGACCGCTATCACTGACCTTCTACGATCCGGTGCCCGAGGGCGCCATTGCCAATGACGACCTGGACCTGCAATTGGTCTGGCTGGCGAAACTGCGACAGGTAGGCCCGAAGATCACTGAGCGCGACCTTGGGCAGGCCTGGCGTGATCATCTCACCTACCCCTGGGACGAGTACGGTCTGTGCAAGGCCAACCTCTTCCTGGGTATCGAGCCCCCCGTTAGCGGCCAGCATAACAACTGGTTCACCGACAGCATGGGGGCGCCGATCCGCAGCGAGATCTGGGCCTGCGTGGCTCCCGGGAACCCTGATCTTGCCGCCGCACTTGCCTATCAGGACGGATGCGTGGATCACGGCGGCCAGGGGCTCTTCGGCGAGATCTTCTTCGCAGCGCTGGAGAGCGCTGCCTTTGTCATCGACGACCGAGAAGCGCTCCTGGACCTGGGCCTTGAGTTCCTGCCGCCTGACTGCCGCGTGTATCAGGGCGTCGTGGCCTGCCGGGAAAGCCACGCACGCGGGGATGACTGGCTCCAATGCCGCCAGGCGATCATGGCTGCCGTCGGCCACGAGAACTTCACCGACGCCCCGCAGAACATCGCTTTCACCATACTTGGCTGGCTCTACGGCCAGGACGCCGGGGACGCCATGTGCAAGGCCGTCAATTGCGGCCAGGACACGGACTGCACGGGCGCGACCCTCGGGGCAATCCTCGGACTCATCCACGGGCCCGAGTACTTCGACGATAAGTGGACCGCGCCTGTGGGCAACGAGATCAAGATCATGTACGGAACCATCGGCTGCGAGATTCCGGCGACCCTGGATGAACTCACAGACTGGACCTGCGAGGCCGCCGAAGAGATGCTGGAGGCCTACGACTGCCCGGTGCGGATCGGCGACGTGGATGCCCTGAGCGGTCTGGCGTGCGAGCATCTCACTGGTCAGGGGCGGGTGAAGGCCAAACTGAAGAACCTGGACTGGAAGTTGGTTGTGGAAGATCAGGGCCTGCGCCTTGTCACCGACTACGGCGGCGACTGCACCATCGCGCCGGGGGTGAGCATTACGCTGACCCTCACCGCGACGGGGAAACTGCCTGAAGACGCCGCATTCAGCCTGAACGCCCCAGACGGTTGGGCGATCGAGCCCGGCGCGAGCCACCGCGAGCACGGCCTCATGCGCCGCTGCTTCACCCTGAAACAGCCCGCCGGGGCCGTCCCACAGGCCGTATACTTCGTAGATGTTGCGCTCACCGGGAAGGACTGCAATCTGAAGGACCGGGTGGCCATTGCGGGTAAGCGCTCGTGGCGCATTGTCGGACCTGTTGTGGTGGAGGGGGATCTTGCGGACGCGCTGGACATGGCCCTGCCCGAAGACGGCTGGCGCACGGTGCGCACGGACGGTCACGCGCTGGTGTTGGACCCCGGCCTGGATCACGACCGCATCTACTTCGTCCAGACAGTACTGCACAATAATCTACGCGAACCGGGCCGGATCGTTTGCGCCACACCGCAGTTGCAGCGAGTGCTCCTCGAGGGCGAAGAGATCATCCGCAAGAGGGAGCCGACCCGCTTCGTTCCCGCTCCGCATCGGTCGGGTCCGGGCACGGTTTTCGAGATGCCCGAACTACCTGCGCGGATTCCGCTGACCGTGACCCTCGCCGTAAACGCGGGGGCCCGGGCGGAACTGCACTGCTTCCTGACCGAGCGCAATGATCCGCAGCACATCAACCGTAACTGTCCGGTTGTGGGCGTGGTGGGCACGGACGGGTGA
- a CDS encoding ABC transporter ATP-binding protein: protein MIELQGVEKTYRTGEVLVTVLRGINLVVEEGEYVSIMGPSGSGKSTLMNTLGCLDKPTAGTYLLDGKDVSRLDDDELAAVRNRKLGFVFQSYNLLPRTPAIANVELPLLYSRNGRNRHERARAALERVGLGDRIYHLPSQLSGGEQQRVGIARALINEPRILLADEPTGNLDSRTGAGILELLHELNEQGMTIVMVTHDDNVAHCTKRIVHILDGVVERDELTDTGKCAVTADPNEEPS from the coding sequence TGCGCGGCATCAACCTCGTGGTGGAAGAAGGCGAGTACGTCAGCATCATGGGGCCCTCAGGCTCCGGCAAGTCCACGCTGATGAACACTCTCGGATGCCTTGACAAGCCTACGGCCGGCACCTACCTGCTCGACGGTAAGGATGTCTCTCGCCTGGATGATGACGAACTGGCGGCGGTACGCAACCGCAAGTTGGGCTTCGTGTTTCAGTCCTACAACCTGCTTCCCCGCACCCCGGCCATCGCCAACGTTGAGTTGCCGCTCCTGTACTCGCGCAATGGCCGCAACCGCCACGAGCGCGCCCGAGCGGCACTGGAGCGTGTGGGGCTGGGTGACCGCATCTACCACTTGCCGTCACAGCTTTCCGGCGGCGAACAGCAGCGCGTCGGCATTGCCAGGGCGCTCATCAATGAGCCCCGCATCCTACTCGCCGACGAGCCCACTGGAAACCTGGATTCCCGCACCGGCGCGGGTATCCTGGAACTGCTGCATGAACTCAATGAGCAAGGGATGACCATCGTAATGGTCACCCATGATGACAACGTCGCACACTGCACCAAACGGATCGTGCATATCCTGGACGGTGTCGTCGAGAGGGACGAACTGACAGACACCGGAAAGTGCGCCGTCACTGCCGATCCGAATGAGGAGCCCTCATGA
- a CDS encoding ABC transporter permease: protein MSPIEALRVALVAIRANKMRSILTMLGVIIGVGSVIAMLAIGRGASADVTERIAAMGTNILIVWPGAAREGRLFGGAGRRDTLKMGDVQAIREDCPSVKDVAPQVSSNEQVKWRNKSAEAQILAVPPQYETVNNHPAERGRYFTEAENRGRQMVCLVGSTVVRNIFGRSDPVGEKLKIKNIPFEVIGVLTEKGGAGGFRDPDEIVVIPLNVGMTRLWGRNYVDRIFVTTETPAQLEPATNEINKLLRRRHRIREGREDDFNVRGQTEILQTFGETAKTFTMLLGGIAAMSLLVGGIGVMNIMLVSVTERTREIGIRKAVGARSHDIMMQFAIESVTLCLVGGVIGIAVGVGGAVIIAKLAGWRTIVSPGSILLAFTFSLAVGVIFGAYPAHKASSLRPIEALRYE, encoded by the coding sequence ATGAGCCCGATTGAGGCCCTGCGCGTGGCGCTGGTTGCCATCCGCGCCAACAAGATGCGCTCCATCCTCACCATGCTCGGCGTCATCATCGGCGTGGGCTCGGTCATCGCCATGCTTGCCATTGGAAGGGGCGCCAGCGCGGACGTGACCGAGCGCATCGCCGCCATGGGCACCAACATCCTCATCGTCTGGCCCGGCGCGGCGCGCGAAGGCCGGCTATTCGGGGGTGCCGGGCGCCGGGATACCCTCAAGATGGGAGATGTCCAGGCGATCCGCGAGGACTGCCCCTCCGTGAAGGATGTCGCGCCCCAGGTCAGCAGCAATGAGCAGGTGAAGTGGCGCAACAAGAGTGCCGAAGCCCAGATCCTCGCTGTCCCGCCCCAGTATGAGACGGTCAACAACCATCCCGCTGAGCGCGGCAGGTACTTCACCGAGGCTGAGAATCGCGGCCGCCAGATGGTCTGTCTAGTGGGCAGCACTGTGGTCCGCAATATCTTCGGCCGCAGCGACCCCGTCGGTGAGAAGCTGAAGATCAAGAACATCCCTTTCGAGGTGATCGGGGTTCTGACCGAGAAAGGTGGCGCGGGAGGCTTCCGGGATCCCGACGAGATCGTCGTCATCCCCCTGAATGTGGGCATGACGCGCCTGTGGGGACGGAACTACGTGGACCGCATCTTTGTGACCACTGAGACCCCGGCACAGCTTGAACCCGCAACAAACGAGATCAACAAGCTCCTGCGCCGGCGGCACCGAATTCGCGAAGGCCGCGAAGACGATTTCAACGTGCGTGGTCAGACCGAGATCCTGCAGACCTTCGGCGAGACAGCGAAGACTTTCACCATGCTCCTGGGCGGCATCGCGGCCATGTCCCTGCTGGTGGGCGGCATTGGCGTCATGAATATCATGCTGGTGTCCGTGACTGAACGCACGCGGGAGATTGGTATTCGGAAAGCAGTGGGTGCGCGAAGCCATGACATCATGATGCAGTTCGCTATTGAGTCCGTTACCCTCTGCCTTGTGGGCGGGGTTATTGGCATTGCCGTGGGTGTCGGCGGAGCCGTGATTATCGCCAAACTCGCCGGATGGCGCACCATCGTAAGCCCTGGCTCAATTCTCCTCGCGTTCACCTTCTCGCTCGCAGTCGGAGTTATCTTCGGTGCCTACCCGGCCCACAAGGCTTCCAGCCTTCGCCCAATCGAAGCCCTACGATACGAGTGA
- the dnaJ gene encoding molecular chaperone DnaJ, with translation MSTTGKRDYYEVLGVERDASDAEIKRAYRKLGRQYHPDVNPDNPEVEERFKEISEAYAVLSNPERRARYDRYGHDGRGEFGYGPATVDIFDMFASVFGGDPFGFGSRTGRQVQVGRDLRYDLEIDLEEVLTGAEHEIRFTRQAACETCDGTGAKPGTSPKSCPTCGGMGQVRSARNTFIGTISTVQTCPHCSGAGQVIEEPCEACHGRAVARREETLTIRVPQGVVTGNELLLRGFGEAPVGGGQAGDLHVRFIVRDHERFVRNGDDLLAELPISMVQAALGDTVVFEGLDGEVQVEVPPGTQPGREFVLHGRGLPHLNSTARGNLRLRTNVQIPRNLTPHQRELLLAFASECGEDVTPADPGLFQRILNAISGQH, from the coding sequence ATGAGCACCACTGGCAAGCGCGATTACTATGAAGTGTTGGGCGTTGAGCGCGACGCGAGCGATGCTGAGATCAAGCGCGCCTACCGAAAGCTGGGCCGGCAGTACCACCCCGATGTAAACCCTGACAACCCCGAGGTCGAAGAGCGCTTCAAGGAGATCAGCGAAGCGTACGCGGTCCTCTCGAACCCGGAGCGCCGGGCGCGATATGACCGTTATGGCCACGATGGTCGCGGCGAGTTCGGTTACGGGCCCGCCACGGTGGACATCTTCGACATGTTCGCCAGCGTATTCGGTGGCGACCCATTCGGCTTCGGCTCGCGAACCGGCAGGCAGGTCCAGGTTGGTCGCGATCTGCGCTATGATCTCGAAATCGACCTGGAGGAAGTGTTGACTGGCGCGGAGCACGAGATCCGCTTCACCCGGCAGGCAGCCTGCGAAACCTGCGACGGTACAGGCGCAAAGCCTGGTACCTCACCGAAGAGCTGCCCAACCTGCGGTGGGATGGGGCAGGTTCGCAGCGCGCGGAACACATTTATCGGCACCATTTCCACCGTCCAGACGTGCCCCCACTGCTCGGGCGCGGGGCAGGTGATCGAGGAACCTTGCGAGGCCTGTCACGGGCGGGCGGTTGCGAGGCGCGAGGAGACCTTGACCATCCGCGTTCCGCAGGGGGTCGTGACCGGCAATGAGCTCCTGCTGCGGGGGTTCGGCGAAGCTCCTGTGGGCGGAGGTCAGGCGGGCGACCTGCATGTGCGGTTCATTGTCAGGGATCACGAGCGGTTCGTGCGCAATGGCGATGACCTCCTTGCCGAGTTGCCCATTTCCATGGTCCAGGCGGCTCTAGGCGATACAGTCGTGTTCGAGGGGCTCGACGGAGAAGTGCAGGTCGAGGTGCCGCCGGGCACCCAGCCGGGGCGCGAGTTCGTTCTTCACGGCCGGGGCCTCCCCCATCTCAACTCCACGGCGCGGGGCAACTTGCGCTTGCGCACAAACGTCCAGATCCCCCGCAACCTCACTCCCCACCAGCGCGAACTGCTTCTCGCTTTCGCGTCGGAATGCGGCGAGGACGTTACCCCCGCGGATCCCGGCCTGTTCCAGCGGATCCTGAACGCAATCAGCGGCCAGCATTAG